From one Candidatus Limnocylindrales bacterium genomic stretch:
- a CDS encoding ABC transporter permease yields MSLRRLRTLILREIRATLRDPFTLFVLVAVPLGSLLAFGFVVSTEVEGIPLGVFDGARSELSRRIVAELTTHPAFEARSYVRRDELSSALINGDIGVGIIIPSDFERARARSASGDEPAQIQLLYDGAEAVLAANAEGFLRGITAAALREHAGADIGIARVEAAASMTAAGGGVGSSVRVLFNPTLDGRPYMVAGTFGFVLSFLTTLITAVSIVNERIGGTFEQLQLTPATSLEIVLGKLLPLGAVFSFDVLVMMLAASWVLDAWPSGSALLFWSIASFYVVTSLAMGLIFSATSATAAEAVQKTVLFSIPLVQLSGFVYPIRNMPEPVQWVSMILPATHFINVSRSIYLRGEGVAELWPEMLVIVGFGIALVVLARRTLESRE; encoded by the coding sequence ATGAGCCTCAGGCGGCTGCGAACGCTGATCCTGCGCGAGATCCGCGCCACGCTGCGCGATCCGTTCACGCTGTTCGTCCTGGTGGCGGTGCCGCTGGGATCGCTGCTGGCGTTCGGATTCGTCGTGTCGACGGAGGTGGAGGGGATTCCGCTCGGCGTCTTCGACGGCGCGCGCAGCGAGCTCAGCCGCCGCATCGTGGCCGAGCTGACCACGCACCCGGCCTTCGAAGCGCGTTCCTACGTACGCCGCGACGAGCTTTCCAGCGCGCTCATCAACGGCGACATCGGCGTCGGCATCATCATTCCATCGGACTTCGAGCGCGCGCGGGCACGCTCCGCCAGCGGCGACGAGCCTGCGCAGATCCAGCTCCTCTACGACGGCGCCGAAGCGGTGCTGGCAGCCAATGCCGAAGGCTTCCTGCGCGGCATCACCGCTGCTGCGCTGCGGGAGCATGCGGGCGCCGACATCGGCATCGCGCGCGTGGAGGCCGCCGCGTCGATGACGGCAGCCGGCGGCGGAGTCGGCAGCAGCGTGCGAGTGCTCTTCAACCCCACGCTCGATGGCCGGCCGTACATGGTGGCGGGCACCTTCGGCTTCGTGCTGAGCTTCCTGACCACGCTCATCACCGCCGTCTCCATCGTCAACGAGCGCATCGGCGGCACGTTCGAACAGCTGCAGCTGACGCCGGCAACCTCGCTGGAGATCGTGCTCGGCAAGCTGCTGCCGCTGGGCGCGGTGTTCTCCTTCGACGTGCTGGTGATGATGCTGGCCGCGTCGTGGGTGCTCGATGCATGGCCGAGCGGCAGCGCGCTGCTGTTCTGGTCGATCGCCAGCTTCTACGTCGTCACGTCGCTGGCGATGGGCCTGATCTTCTCGGCGACCTCGGCCACCGCTGCCGAGGCGGTGCAGAAGACCGTGCTGTTCAGCATCCCGCTCGTGCAGCTCAGCGGGTTCGTCTACCCGATCCGCAACATGCCCGAGCCGGTGCAGTGGGTTTCGATGATCCTGCCCGCCACGCACTTCATCAACGTCAGCCGGTCCATCTACCTTCGCGGCGAAGGCGTGGCCGAGCTGTGGCCGGAGATGCTGGTGATCGTCGGCTTCGGCATCGCCCTGGTCGTGCTGGCGCGCCGAACGCTGGAGTCGCGCGAATGA
- a CDS encoding ABC transporter permease, giving the protein MVKGLRTMWTNVWAVAFKEGALMRRDKVLIGVSVVQPIMFLFLFGVALTSKPANVPWIVLDQSQSSYSRRLIAEVQASGYFLPARTVASYDDGHGMLHRGEALALVVVPHDFHRDVLRGRGEVQILLDGADPLSAARIGAYIRAIAASVAMGREQLAAAPAPVELRQRFLFNHTLDDRHFLLASLAGMLLTNVTLSLAAFGLVAEREEGTYEQMLSLPTTPLEIVLGKLLPTVFLCYAVLVLAILLPGLAFGIWPAGSLFALALFTLPFVLASLGLGVFVSTLAATVAQAIFISVFFIMPSFVLSGAMMPHQLMPDVPRHIGALMPLRWYQIGIRRIITRGGGLDDVVVPFLALSGFFALMLVFIRLRSRPRLA; this is encoded by the coding sequence ATGGTGAAGGGGCTGCGCACGATGTGGACCAACGTGTGGGCGGTGGCCTTCAAGGAAGGCGCGCTCATGCGCCGCGACAAGGTGCTGATCGGCGTCTCCGTCGTGCAGCCGATCATGTTCCTGTTCCTGTTCGGCGTTGCCCTCACCAGCAAGCCGGCCAACGTCCCCTGGATCGTGCTCGATCAGAGCCAGAGCAGCTACTCGCGCCGCCTCATCGCCGAGGTCCAGGCGAGCGGGTATTTCCTGCCCGCCCGCACCGTCGCCAGCTACGACGACGGCCACGGGATGCTCCACCGCGGGGAGGCGCTCGCGCTGGTGGTGGTGCCGCATGACTTTCACCGCGACGTACTGCGCGGCAGGGGCGAGGTGCAGATCCTGCTCGACGGCGCCGACCCGCTCAGCGCCGCGCGCATCGGCGCCTACATTCGCGCCATCGCCGCGTCGGTGGCGATGGGACGCGAGCAGCTGGCCGCGGCGCCGGCGCCGGTGGAGCTTCGGCAGAGGTTTCTCTTCAACCACACGCTCGACGATCGCCATTTCCTGCTGGCCAGTCTCGCCGGCATGCTGCTGACGAACGTGACTCTGTCGCTTGCCGCGTTCGGGCTGGTGGCCGAGCGCGAAGAGGGAACCTACGAGCAGATGCTGTCGCTGCCCACGACTCCGCTCGAGATCGTGCTCGGCAAGCTGCTGCCGACCGTCTTTCTGTGCTACGCCGTCCTGGTCCTGGCCATCCTCTTGCCGGGCCTCGCCTTCGGCATCTGGCCGGCGGGCAGCCTGTTCGCGCTCGCGCTGTTCACTCTGCCCTTCGTGCTGGCCTCGCTCGGCCTCGGCGTCTTCGTCTCGACGCTGGCCGCGACCGTCGCGCAGGCCATTTTCATCAGCGTCTTCTTCATCATGCCCTCGTTCGTGCTGTCCGGCGCGATGATGCCGCATCAGCTCATGCCCGATGTGCCGCGCCACATCGGCGCGCTGATGCCGCTGCGGTGGTACCAGATCGGCATCCGCCGCATCATCACGCGCGGCGGCGGCCTCGACGACGTCGTCGTGCCGTTCCTTGCACTGAGCGGGTTTTTCGCCCTGATGCTCGTCTTCATACGCCTGCGCTCCCGGCCGCGCCTGGCCTGA